A single genomic interval of Sphingobium sp. WTD-1 harbors:
- a CDS encoding aldehyde dehydrogenase family protein — MFEEAIGTINAAASFRHRYDNFIGGRWSAPAGGEYFADTSPINGAQIAEFALSTPEDVERALDAAHAAKDQWARIAPAERARILNRVADRLEDNLELLALAETIDNGKPIRETRAADVPLAIDHFRYFAGCIRAEEGGISTIDADTIAYHFREPLGVVGQIIPWNFPLLMAAWKIAPALAAGNCTVIKPASQTPLTLLMFAELTADILPPGVLNVVTGPGRTVGQAIAANPRIAKVSFTGETVTGKQIMHAAADHLIPQTMELGGKSPNIFMADVLDEDDAFFDKALEGFTLFAFNKGEVCTCPSRALIHESIFDRFIERAVARVAAIRQGDPLDPSVQVGAQASEDQLHKILGYIDIGKAEGAQCLVGGARALPGGALDQGYFVQPTVFVGQNHMRIFQEEIFGPVLSVTTFKTVEEAIALANDTAYGLGAGVWTRSGNTAYRLGRAIEAGRVWTNCYHQYPAHAAFGGYKASGFGRENHRMMLDHYQQTKNLLVSYDEHALGLF; from the coding sequence ATGTTCGAGGAGGCGATCGGGACCATTAACGCGGCGGCCTCCTTCCGACACCGCTATGATAATTTCATCGGAGGCCGCTGGAGCGCTCCTGCGGGCGGCGAGTATTTCGCCGACACGAGCCCGATCAATGGCGCCCAGATCGCAGAGTTCGCGCTGTCGACGCCGGAAGATGTCGAGCGCGCGCTCGATGCGGCGCACGCCGCCAAGGATCAATGGGCAAGGATCGCGCCCGCCGAACGCGCCAGGATTCTCAATCGCGTCGCCGACCGGCTCGAAGACAATCTGGAGTTGCTGGCACTTGCCGAGACGATCGACAATGGCAAGCCGATCCGCGAGACGCGCGCTGCCGACGTGCCGCTCGCGATCGACCATTTCCGCTACTTCGCCGGCTGCATCCGGGCGGAGGAAGGCGGCATCTCGACGATCGATGCGGACACCATCGCCTATCATTTCCGCGAGCCGCTCGGCGTCGTCGGCCAGATCATCCCGTGGAACTTCCCGCTGCTGATGGCGGCGTGGAAGATCGCCCCGGCGCTGGCGGCGGGCAACTGCACCGTCATCAAACCCGCATCCCAGACGCCGCTCACCTTGCTGATGTTCGCCGAGCTCACCGCCGACATCCTGCCGCCCGGCGTGCTCAATGTCGTTACCGGCCCGGGACGGACCGTTGGCCAGGCGATCGCCGCCAATCCGCGCATCGCCAAGGTCTCGTTCACCGGCGAGACCGTCACCGGCAAGCAGATCATGCACGCCGCGGCGGACCATCTGATCCCCCAGACGATGGAGCTTGGCGGCAAGTCGCCCAACATCTTCATGGCGGACGTGCTCGACGAGGACGATGCCTTCTTCGACAAGGCGCTCGAAGGCTTTACTTTGTTCGCCTTCAACAAGGGCGAGGTCTGTACCTGCCCGTCGCGCGCCCTGATCCATGAGTCGATCTTCGACCGCTTCATCGAGCGCGCCGTGGCGCGCGTCGCCGCGATCCGCCAGGGCGATCCGCTCGACCCGTCGGTCCAGGTCGGCGCGCAGGCGTCGGAGGACCAGCTCCACAAGATCCTGGGCTATATCGATATCGGCAAGGCCGAGGGCGCGCAGTGTCTGGTCGGTGGCGCCAGGGCGCTGCCGGGCGGTGCGCTCGACCAGGGCTATTTCGTGCAGCCGACCGTGTTCGTGGGTCAGAACCACATGCGCATCTTCCAGGAGGAGATCTTCGGTCCCGTCCTGTCGGTCACCACGTTCAAGACGGTCGAGGAGGCGATCGCACTTGCCAATGACACCGCCTACGGTCTTGGCGCGGGCGTCTGGACCCGGAGCGGCAACACCGCCTACCGGCTCGGCCGCGCGATCGAGGCCGGGCGGGTCTGGACCAACTGCTATCATCAGTACCCCGCCCATGCCGCCTTCGGCGGATACAAGGCATCGGGCTTCGGGCGTGAAAACCACCGGATGATGCTCGATCATTATCAGCAGACCAAGAATCTGCTCGTCTCCTATGACGAGCACGCGCTCGGCCTATTCTGA
- a CDS encoding glycoside hydrolase family 130 protein gives MPSTETYKYAVPDQPRAQRIADRVLALDPASLHDELQRILDDFSGRHREVPSLFLRRFHEVDGIIVCDCEVTHEQALLIGAHFCNEYSYEAAALFNPSIVLHPDQSAVPENSLRFILSLRGVGEGHISSVTFRTGFCAADGTIAINPPSPMPLVLETENISGEDGPDAGIRIKCDGSHDLSEIVIFPTTPSQRGGIEDLRLVRFLDDDGRATYFGTYTAFSGQSVRQELLSTPDFRTFELRPLRGDATGSKGMALFPRRIAGHFAMLGREDNENIWFLTSADIHDWSGGAKAIEPRWPWEFVQIGNCGSPIEIDEGWLVVTHGVGAVRNYCIGACLLDRDDPSKLLARTKLPLLRSDMDEREGYVPNVAYSCGAMVHNRVLVLPYAIADSFTTFATIPLERLLAAMD, from the coding sequence ATGCCGTCGACGGAAACCTATAAATATGCGGTACCGGATCAGCCACGTGCGCAGCGCATCGCCGACCGCGTCCTGGCGCTCGACCCAGCATCGCTCCACGATGAGTTGCAACGCATTCTTGATGATTTCTCGGGAAGGCATCGTGAGGTTCCGTCCCTGTTTTTGCGGCGGTTCCACGAGGTTGATGGCATCATCGTCTGTGATTGCGAGGTCACCCATGAACAGGCGCTCTTGATCGGTGCCCATTTTTGCAACGAATATTCCTATGAGGCAGCAGCGCTTTTCAATCCGAGCATCGTCCTGCATCCTGATCAGTCTGCTGTACCTGAAAACTCTCTCCGATTCATTCTTTCCCTGCGAGGCGTGGGCGAGGGGCATATCTCCTCCGTCACCTTTCGCACCGGGTTTTGCGCCGCGGACGGAACCATAGCAATCAATCCTCCGAGCCCCATGCCGCTCGTGCTGGAGACTGAAAACATCTCCGGCGAGGACGGGCCGGACGCGGGCATTCGGATCAAGTGCGATGGCAGCCACGATCTCTCGGAGATCGTGATCTTTCCGACAACCCCCAGCCAGCGTGGTGGCATCGAAGACCTTCGCTTGGTCCGCTTCCTGGACGACGATGGCCGAGCCACCTATTTCGGTACATATACGGCATTTAGCGGCCAGTCCGTCCGGCAGGAGTTGTTGTCCACGCCGGACTTCCGGACATTCGAACTCAGACCGCTGCGTGGGGATGCCACCGGTAGCAAGGGCATGGCGCTTTTCCCCCGACGCATTGCCGGGCACTTTGCCATGCTTGGGCGCGAGGATAACGAAAATATCTGGTTCCTGACGTCCGCGGACATTCACGACTGGAGTGGCGGAGCGAAAGCCATCGAACCTCGCTGGCCTTGGGAGTTTGTCCAGATCGGTAATTGCGGATCGCCGATCGAGATCGACGAAGGCTGGCTGGTCGTAACTCATGGAGTCGGCGCCGTTCGGAACTATTGCATCGGGGCGTGCCTGCTGGACCGTGACGATCCCTCGAAGCTGCTGGCGCGGACGAAGCTACCGCTTTTGCGGTCGGACATGGATGAGCGCGAAGGTTATGTGCCAAACGTAGCCTACAGCTGCGGCGCGATGGTACATAATCGGGTGCTGGTACTGCCTTATGCCATTGCTGACAGCTTCACCACTTTTGCCACTATTCCTCTCGAGCGTCTGCTGGCCGCCATGGATTAG
- a CDS encoding MFS transporter → MVIRGWPLEGSTANAPRDKAGSQANGRWPASFFVLLLAAAAASAGQTAILAFLPALVDPARGALSSSAHDFHVASLTAVHPLAALLAAPLWGWIADRVDYRAMLRAALVILALVTAPIGLVGLPELYALRLVAGMASAAIIPLGLLCASFAASGRADQARRFTWLTAFVFLGDLAGPLVAEVSAAILPRAPLMILALGIGAVGAALCAVRLPRWCAPCIDGGDLPAPTLGATLILLFITIVAGGGLAAMHVNLLVTRSAISLSREEIAWMLSLCGLGMLAAQIFHAKLDWLVTVPRRLAGLTLGLLAVALFMFPVAASMAELSGIIVAAGWSSATLRLVTSFWISGGGAPSGVKLGFQHSAASIGQALAPLAIAIVAPGAQPLVLWGIGGLSLALLVSLPLAWRPPAIVKSSA, encoded by the coding sequence GTGGTGATCCGCGGATGGCCACTCGAGGGATCGACCGCGAACGCGCCGCGTGACAAGGCTGGATCGCAAGCCAACGGTCGCTGGCCGGCCTCCTTTTTCGTCTTGTTGCTCGCGGCGGCTGCGGCGTCGGCGGGACAGACGGCCATTCTCGCCTTCCTTCCGGCACTGGTCGACCCGGCTCGTGGCGCGCTATCGTCAAGCGCTCATGATTTTCACGTCGCGAGCCTGACCGCGGTCCATCCCCTGGCAGCCTTGCTGGCGGCGCCGCTCTGGGGCTGGATCGCGGACCGGGTCGACTATCGGGCGATGTTGCGCGCAGCGCTGGTCATCCTCGCGCTGGTGACCGCGCCGATCGGCCTCGTCGGGTTGCCTGAGCTTTATGCATTGCGTCTGGTGGCGGGGATGGCGTCGGCCGCCATCATACCGTTGGGCTTGCTCTGCGCGAGCTTTGCCGCAAGCGGGCGCGCGGACCAGGCGCGCCGCTTCACCTGGCTGACCGCCTTCGTGTTTCTGGGCGATCTCGCCGGTCCGCTGGTGGCGGAGGTCTCGGCCGCGATCCTGCCCCGCGCTCCCCTCATGATCCTCGCTCTCGGCATCGGTGCCGTCGGGGCGGCGCTTTGCGCCGTGCGTCTGCCGCGCTGGTGTGCACCTTGCATCGATGGCGGAGACCTGCCCGCGCCTACGCTCGGCGCGACGTTGATCCTGCTTTTTATCACGATCGTCGCGGGCGGCGGACTGGCGGCGATGCATGTCAATCTCCTGGTGACGCGGAGCGCCATTTCGCTGAGCCGCGAAGAGATCGCCTGGATGCTCAGTCTCTGCGGATTGGGCATGCTGGCGGCACAGATCTTCCATGCAAAGCTGGATTGGCTGGTCACTGTGCCGAGGCGGCTTGCCGGATTGACGCTGGGCCTGCTGGCTGTGGCACTTTTCATGTTTCCTGTCGCCGCGAGTATGGCCGAGCTCAGTGGGATCATCGTTGCTGCCGGCTGGAGCTCGGCAACCCTTCGATTGGTCACCAGCTTCTGGATCAGCGGCGGCGGGGCCCCTTCAGGCGTGAAGCTCGGTTTCCAGCATTCCGCCGCCAGCATCGGGCAGGCGCTCGCGCCGCTGGCGATAGCCATCGTCGCTCCCGGGGCGCAGCCGCTCGTTCTGTGGGGGATTGGTGGTCTATCGCTAGCGCTGCTTGTGTCCCTGCCGCTAGCCTGGAGGCCGCCCGCCATCGTAAAATCATCTGCGTGA
- a CDS encoding DUF1622 domain-containing protein, whose protein sequence is MITIEADWLSAFFRLAVIGLELAGTLTILVGAGLATFLFARRARAGDRTEAYSAFRSALGRSILLGLEFLVAGDIVKSLVINPTLDDLIVLAGLVLVRTFLSISLGVEINGHWPWEETRMAREKARAASDGSPATAEAAGCGTALKG, encoded by the coding sequence ATGATCACCATTGAGGCCGACTGGCTGAGCGCCTTCTTCCGGCTCGCGGTGATTGGCCTGGAACTGGCGGGCACGCTGACCATCCTGGTCGGCGCGGGGCTCGCAACCTTTCTGTTTGCGCGGCGGGCGAGGGCGGGCGACCGGACCGAGGCCTATAGCGCGTTCCGCTCGGCGCTCGGCCGCAGCATCCTGCTCGGCCTGGAATTTCTGGTCGCCGGCGACATCGTCAAGTCGCTGGTGATCAACCCAACGCTCGACGATCTCATCGTTCTGGCCGGGCTGGTGCTGGTGCGGACCTTCCTGAGCATCTCGCTCGGGGTCGAGATCAACGGCCACTGGCCCTGGGAGGAAACCCGGATGGCGCGGGAGAAGGCGCGTGCGGCGTCGGATGGGTCGCCTGCGACGGCTGAGGCCGCCGGATGCGGCACAGCGCTCAAGGGATAG
- the adhP gene encoding alcohol dehydrogenase AdhP → MAKTMKAAVVREFGKPLVIEEAPIPAVGPGQILVKIAATGVCHTDLHAAEGDWPVKPNPPFIPGHEGVGHVAAVGAGVTHVKEGDRVGVPWLYTACGHCVHCLGGWETLCHEQQNTGYSVNGSFAEYVLADPNYVGHLPDNVDFLDIAPILCAGVTVYKGLKATEARPGEWVVVSGIGGLGHMAVQYARAMGLNVAAVDIDDSKLDLATRLGATLTVNARNEDPSAALKKAIGGAHGALVTAVSPKAFQQALGMVRRGGTVALNGLPPGDFPLSIFDTVLNGITVRGSIVGTRLDLLEALAFAGEGKVKATVHADRLENINDVFSRMHHGDIEGRIVLDLA, encoded by the coding sequence ATGGCGAAAACCATGAAAGCGGCGGTCGTCCGCGAATTCGGCAAGCCCCTGGTCATCGAGGAGGCGCCGATCCCGGCGGTCGGCCCCGGGCAGATCCTGGTCAAGATTGCGGCAACCGGCGTGTGCCATACCGACCTGCACGCGGCAGAAGGAGACTGGCCGGTCAAGCCCAACCCGCCCTTCATTCCTGGCCATGAAGGCGTCGGGCATGTCGCCGCCGTCGGTGCAGGCGTCACCCATGTGAAGGAAGGCGACCGGGTCGGTGTGCCCTGGCTCTACACCGCCTGCGGGCACTGCGTGCATTGCCTGGGTGGCTGGGAGACGCTTTGCCACGAACAGCAGAACACCGGCTATTCGGTCAATGGCAGCTTTGCCGAATATGTCCTCGCCGATCCCAACTATGTTGGTCACCTTCCCGACAATGTCGACTTCCTCGACATTGCGCCGATCCTCTGCGCGGGCGTCACCGTCTACAAGGGATTGAAGGCCACCGAGGCCCGACCCGGCGAGTGGGTGGTCGTCTCCGGCATTGGCGGGCTCGGCCACATGGCGGTGCAATATGCCCGAGCCATGGGTCTCAATGTGGCCGCGGTCGACATCGACGATAGCAAGCTCGACCTCGCTACACGCCTTGGCGCCACACTGACGGTCAACGCGCGCAACGAGGACCCTTCGGCAGCGCTCAAGAAAGCCATTGGCGGCGCGCACGGGGCGCTGGTGACCGCCGTTTCGCCCAAGGCGTTCCAGCAGGCGCTCGGCATGGTCCGGCGCGGCGGCACGGTCGCGCTCAACGGCCTGCCGCCGGGCGACTTCCCGTTGTCGATCTTCGACACCGTGCTGAACGGCATTACCGTGCGCGGCTCGATCGTTGGCACGCGGCTCGATCTGCTCGAGGCACTGGCGTTCGCCGGCGAGGGCAAGGTCAAGGCCACGGTCCATGCGGACAGGCTCGAGAACATCAACGACGTCTTCTCCCGCATGCATCATGGCGACATCGAGGGCCGGATCGTCCTCGACCTCGCCTGA
- a CDS encoding copper resistance system multicopper oxidase yields MSPLHIRPIARRRFVQGLAIGGAVAGFAPALLARSAPTLPAELSGTEFDLEIAELPVNFTGKRRIATAVNGSVPAPVLRLREGDTVTLRVRNGLKEMSSIHWHGIIVPAEMDGVPGISFAGIAPGETFTYRFEVRQSGTYWYHAHTLAEQTGLYGAIIVEPKQVPTARAPDRDYCIVLSDWSDEPPLQIFLNLKKQSSYYNFAQPTAGDFLKDVGTMGLGKALERRRMWNSSRMNPTDYSDVSAATYTYLMNGAPPAGNWTGIAAPGERVRLRFVGAGTATFFDVRIPGVELTVVSTDGQPVEPVTVEEFRIGPGETYDVEFTMPEGGARTIFAQAIDRSGYARGTIAPAPGMAAAVPPLDARTWLEPVDMMGAMATMGAMGGDAHAGHGMTEMPATARHARTEYGANTDMRVDYPRTNLDDPGAGLRGRGWRVLTLADLRTPGGDPDPREPERDIELHLTGNMERFIWSLDGIKLNDSRPLHFKPNERLRVTFVNDTMMAHPMHLHGMWSDVEGPDGAFQVRKHTVVVQPAQRVSFRVTADAMGRWAFHCHLLYHMAAGMFREVVVA; encoded by the coding sequence ATGTCTCCCTTACATATCCGGCCGATCGCGCGGCGCCGTTTCGTCCAGGGGCTGGCGATCGGCGGCGCGGTCGCCGGTTTCGCCCCGGCGCTTCTCGCGCGATCCGCACCAACCTTGCCCGCTGAGCTGAGCGGGACCGAGTTCGACCTCGAGATCGCCGAGCTGCCGGTCAACTTCACCGGCAAACGCCGTATCGCGACCGCCGTGAACGGCAGCGTGCCCGCGCCGGTCCTGCGCCTGCGCGAAGGCGACACGGTCACGCTGCGCGTACGCAACGGCCTCAAGGAGATGTCGAGCATCCATTGGCACGGCATCATCGTGCCGGCGGAGATGGACGGCGTGCCCGGCATCAGCTTTGCCGGCATCGCGCCGGGCGAGACCTTCACCTATCGCTTCGAGGTCCGCCAGAGCGGAACCTACTGGTATCACGCTCACACGCTCGCCGAGCAGACGGGACTCTATGGAGCGATCATCGTGGAGCCAAAACAGGTGCCGACGGCGCGGGCGCCCGATCGCGACTATTGCATCGTGCTCAGCGACTGGTCGGACGAGCCGCCGTTGCAGATCTTCCTCAATCTCAAGAAGCAGAGCAGCTACTATAATTTTGCGCAGCCGACCGCCGGCGATTTCCTCAAGGATGTCGGCACCATGGGCTTGGGCAAGGCGCTCGAGCGGCGGCGGATGTGGAACAGCTCACGGATGAACCCGACCGACTACAGCGATGTCTCTGCCGCGACCTACACCTATCTGATGAACGGCGCGCCGCCCGCCGGCAACTGGACCGGTATCGCCGCGCCCGGCGAGCGCGTGCGCCTGCGCTTCGTCGGCGCGGGGACGGCGACGTTCTTCGACGTGCGGATCCCCGGGGTCGAGCTGACGGTCGTATCGACCGACGGGCAGCCGGTCGAGCCGGTCACGGTCGAGGAATTCCGGATCGGCCCGGGCGAGACCTACGACGTCGAGTTCACCATGCCCGAGGGCGGCGCCCGCACCATCTTCGCGCAGGCGATCGATCGGAGCGGCTATGCGCGTGGCACGATCGCACCGGCCCCGGGCATGGCGGCAGCCGTGCCGCCGCTCGATGCCCGGACCTGGCTCGAGCCGGTCGACATGATGGGCGCGATGGCGACGATGGGCGCAATGGGAGGCGACGCGCATGCCGGGCACGGCATGACCGAGATGCCGGCCACGGCACGGCACGCCCGCACCGAATATGGCGCCAATACCGACATGCGCGTCGACTATCCGCGCACCAATCTCGACGATCCCGGCGCCGGGCTGCGCGGGCGCGGCTGGCGCGTGCTGACGCTGGCCGATCTGCGCACGCCGGGCGGCGATCCCGACCCGCGCGAGCCCGAGCGCGACATCGAGCTGCATCTGACGGGCAATATGGAACGGTTCATCTGGTCGCTCGACGGCATCAAGCTCAACGATTCCAGGCCGCTTCATTTCAAGCCAAACGAGCGGCTGCGCGTCACCTTCGTCAACGACACGATGATGGCGCATCCGATGCATCTGCACGGCATGTGGAGCGATGTCGAAGGCCCGGACGGCGCCTTCCAGGTCCGCAAGCATACGGTCGTGGTCCAGCCCGCCCAGCGGGTGAGCTTCCGCGTCACCGCCGACGCCATGGGCCGATGGGCCTTCCACTGCCATCTGCTCTATCACATGGCGGCCGGCATGTTCCGGGAGGTGGTGGTCGCATGA
- a CDS encoding type II toxin-antitoxin system YafQ family toxin, protein MRTIERFGRFKRDYKREKKGQHAKTLDADLIPIIEALASDEPLEPRHRDHALTGDWRDHRDCHIKPDLVLIYRKPDDDTLQLVRLGSHAELGW, encoded by the coding sequence ATGCGGACGATTGAACGCTTCGGGCGGTTCAAGCGCGACTACAAGCGGGAGAAGAAGGGGCAGCACGCCAAGACGCTGGACGCTGACCTGATCCCGATCATCGAGGCGCTGGCATCCGACGAGCCGCTTGAACCGCGCCACCGCGACCATGCGCTGACCGGCGACTGGCGCGACCATCGCGATTGCCACATAAAGCCCGACCTCGTGCTGATTTACCGCAAGCCCGATGACGACACCTTGCAGCTTGTGCGCTTGGGATCGCACGCGGAATTGGGTTGGTGA
- a CDS encoding copper resistance protein B: MIRIFPSRGIALGAALFLAPAITAPALAQEASPPSPAATPAQTATPAQHTPSAQGSQDHAGMDMPGMDMTDTKASGNGATMDMGSMQGGKAPPDARNSDDYADGYRNSTLPGYEMADKLSIPKILVDELEFASGNEGQGVGWTVLVTKGQDNDKLWLRSQGLKNSRDQRLDPESSVEALWWHSKNPFWGTLLGVRQDLGKGATTWLAAGVEGLAPYWFDVQLTGYVGTDGRLAARAKASYEVLFTNRLILTPQVETNIYSKRSSDRQLGSGFSNVELSGRLRYEVSRKFAPYIGFVWERAFDGTADFRRLRREGPSEHRLVIGLRAWW; the protein is encoded by the coding sequence ATGATCCGGATTTTCCCCTCGCGCGGCATCGCTCTTGGCGCTGCCCTCTTCCTGGCGCCGGCGATCACGGCTCCCGCCCTCGCGCAGGAGGCCTCGCCCCCGTCGCCCGCCGCCACCCCTGCCCAAACGGCCACTCCCGCTCAGCACACCCCTTCCGCGCAAGGCTCTCAGGACCATGCGGGCATGGACATGCCGGGCATGGATATGACCGACACGAAGGCGTCCGGTAACGGCGCCACGATGGACATGGGCTCGATGCAGGGTGGCAAGGCCCCGCCGGACGCGCGCAACTCGGACGATTATGCCGACGGCTATCGCAACTCGACGCTGCCGGGCTATGAGATGGCCGACAAGCTCTCGATCCCCAAGATACTTGTCGATGAGCTCGAATTCGCCAGCGGCAACGAGGGTCAGGGCGTGGGTTGGACCGTGCTCGTCACCAAGGGTCAGGACAATGACAAGCTCTGGCTGCGCAGCCAGGGCCTCAAGAACTCCCGCGACCAACGTCTCGATCCGGAGAGCAGCGTCGAGGCGCTGTGGTGGCACAGCAAGAACCCGTTCTGGGGCACGCTGCTCGGGGTCAGGCAGGATCTCGGCAAGGGTGCGACCACCTGGCTCGCCGCCGGCGTCGAGGGACTGGCGCCCTATTGGTTCGACGTCCAGCTCACCGGCTATGTAGGAACCGATGGGCGTCTCGCGGCGCGCGCCAAGGCCTCCTATGAGGTCCTGTTCACCAATCGGTTGATCCTTACGCCGCAGGTGGAAACCAATATCTATTCGAAGCGGTCGAGCGATCGGCAGCTCGGCAGCGGCTTCAGCAATGTCGAGCTGAGCGGACGGTTGCGCTACGAGGTGTCGCGCAAGTTCGCGCCCTATATCGGCTTCGTCTGGGAGCGCGCATTTGACGGCACGGCCGATTTCCGTCGCCTGCGCAGGGAAGGGCCTTCCGAACACAGGCTGGTGATCGGCTTGCGCGCCTGGTGGTGA
- a CDS encoding type II toxin-antitoxin system RelB/DinJ family antitoxin → MAANALVQTRIDGAVKEEAATVLAAMGLTVSDAVRLMLTRVARDKALPFEPLVPNAETIEAMKEAREGKGKRFATVVDLMADLNADD, encoded by the coding sequence ATGGCCGCAAACGCTCTTGTGCAGACCCGGATCGACGGAGCGGTGAAGGAGGAAGCCGCGACCGTGCTGGCTGCTATGGGGCTGACCGTCTCCGATGCCGTGCGCCTGATGCTGACCCGCGTTGCCCGCGACAAGGCCTTGCCGTTTGAACCGCTGGTGCCCAATGCCGAGACGATCGAGGCCATGAAGGAAGCGCGCGAGGGAAAGGGCAAGCGGTTCGCCACGGTGGTCGACCTGATGGCCGACCTCAATGCGGACGATTGA
- a CDS encoding DUF411 domain-containing protein, translating to MKTRLFVALLFLAMPGVALAASDIVVHRDPGCGCCEKWAQAVRAKLGRKVVMRDDASRSELQRKAGMPRTLASCHSAIVDGYMIEGHVPISDVKRLLATRPAGVKGIAVAGMPIGSEGMEVAGAARQPYTVVAFGSAGQRIFARH from the coding sequence ATGAAGACCCGCCTATTCGTCGCCTTGCTGTTCCTCGCCATGCCCGGCGTAGCGCTTGCGGCCAGTGATATCGTCGTCCACCGGGATCCGGGATGTGGATGTTGCGAGAAGTGGGCGCAGGCCGTGCGCGCGAAGCTGGGACGCAAGGTCGTCATGCGTGACGATGCGTCGCGCAGCGAGCTTCAGCGCAAGGCCGGCATGCCCCGGACGCTGGCATCTTGCCACAGCGCGATCGTCGATGGCTATATGATCGAGGGCCATGTCCCGATATCCGACGTCAAGCGCTTGCTGGCGACCCGTCCTGCGGGCGTCAAAGGCATTGCGGTTGCGGGGATGCCGATCGGTTCGGAGGGCATGGAAGTGGCAGGCGCTGCCCGCCAACCCTATACGGTGGTGGCCTTCGGCAGCGCCGGTCAGCGAATTTTCGCCCGCCATTGA
- a CDS encoding four-helix bundle copper-binding protein, translating to MMIERRELLMAGAGLAAAGTLAVPAAAQQHRMEGMAMSMTDCIDDCVASHRMCLETAAWLTKQGGASATASLIAMLNDCAELCQATANSMLRESALHRIVCRACADACERCAEECGRHSADQRIARCSATCKKCAASCRTMADMSS from the coding sequence ATGATGATCGAGAGACGCGAATTGCTGATGGCCGGCGCCGGCCTTGCCGCCGCCGGAACGCTGGCTGTGCCGGCGGCGGCGCAGCAGCATCGAATGGAAGGGATGGCGATGTCGATGACGGACTGCATCGACGATTGCGTGGCTTCGCACCGCATGTGCCTGGAAACCGCCGCTTGGCTGACGAAGCAAGGCGGCGCGTCAGCTACGGCGTCGCTGATCGCCATGCTGAACGACTGTGCGGAACTGTGCCAGGCGACCGCCAACTCGATGCTGCGGGAATCTGCCCTGCACCGCATCGTCTGCCGCGCCTGCGCCGACGCTTGCGAGCGCTGCGCCGAGGAATGCGGACGCCATAGCGCGGACCAGCGGATCGCGCGTTGCTCGGCCACCTGCAAGAAATGCGCGGCGAGCTGCCGAACGATGGCGGACATGTCGAGCTGA